Proteins encoded by one window of Yamadazyma tenuis chromosome 2, complete sequence:
- the SER1 gene encoding Phosphoserine transaminase (COG:E; EggNog:ENOG503NUNH; BUSCO:EOG09262B1U) gives MSEQNPLQRGKAHYFGAGPALLPTDVLQQAALDLISYNGENVGIGEISHRSKPAIQVIDDTKANLTKLLDIPDTHEVFFMQGGGTSGFSSIAYNLMANYATKHNGKLGKAAYAVTGSWSEKSLEEAVRLGFDAEVVVNTKNIKFSDIPSYSEWKPLNKDNTAYLYICDNETVNGNEFKDTPPQEYLQGVELVADMSSNIVSKRIDVSKYGLIMAGAQKNIGLAGLTIYIIKKSLLEQASDNQLKEWGIPLSPIAFHYPTVVKNNSAYNTIPIFTCQILKLVTAKLLKNGGISAIQAINEKKAEVLYGALTKYPSVYSLAVKNSKVRSNMNVVFTLNNPDLDSVFLKDAGEKNLQALKGHRSVGGMRASIYNAVQLESVELLAKFVIEFAEKHK, from the coding sequence ATGAGTGAACAAAACCCATTACAGCGTGGCAAGGCCCACTACTTTGGAGCCGGTCCTGCCTTACTACCAACAGACGTATTGCAACAAGCAGCTCTCGACTTGATTAGCTACAACGGAGAAAACGTTGGAATCGGTGAAATCTCCCACAGATCCAAACCTGCCATCCAAGTGATTGATGATACCAAggccaacttgaccaaattaTTGGATATTCCTGACACTCATGAAGTGTTCTTCATGCAAGGAGGAGGAACATCTGGTTTTTCTTCCATCGCCTACAACTTAATGGCGAACTATGCCACCAAACACAATGGGAAGCTTGGAAAAGCTGCTTATGCGGTCACCGGATCTTGGTCTGAaaagtctttggaagaGGCTGTAAGATTAGGATTCGATGCTGAAGTTGTGGTAAACACAAAGAATATCAAGTTCAGTGATATACCCAGTTATAGCGAATGGAAACCCTTGAATAAAGACAACACTGCTTACTTGTACATTTGTGACAACGAAACCGTGAATGGTAACGAGTTCAAGGACACCCCACCACAAGAGTACTTGCAAGGAGTAGAGTTGGTGGCTGATATGTCCTCTAACATTGTTTCCAAGAGGATTGATGTTTCAAAGTATGGTTTGATCATGGCCGGAGCACAAAAGAACATTGGGTTGGCTGGTTTGACCATctatatcatcaagaagagtTTATTAGAACAAGCTTCCGATAACCAATTAAAGGAATGGGGTATTCCTTTGTCCCCTATCGCGTTCCACTATCCAACGGTGGTAAAGAACAACTCTGCCTATAACACGATTCCTATCTTCACCTGtcagatcttgaagttggtgacagcaaagctcttgaaaaacGGAGGAATTTCTGCCATCCAAGCCATCAATGAAAAGAAGGCCGAGGTGTTATACGGGGCTTTAACTAAATATCCGTCGGTTTACTCTTTGGCTGTGAAGAATTCAAAGGTCAGATCCAATATGAACGTGGTCTTCACCCTCAACAACCCTGACTTGGACAGTGTGTTTCTCAAGGACGCTGGTGAGAAGAATCTTCAAGCTTTGAAGGGACACAGATCAGTGGGTGGTATGAGAGCCTCTATTTATAATGCAGTGCAATTGGAAAGTGTCGAGCTTCTTGCCAAGTTTGTCATTGAATTTGCCGAAAAGCACAAATAG
- the MEC3 gene encoding mitosis entry checkpoint (EggNog:ENOG503NZN5; COG:L) gives MKLKLLSRDSSGLLNTLSLISSSRKFVVLRFTPTMLVVISVSDGSVSQEPQIWCKLKMQSLFEQVELVSINDNTISLELNCELLLQTLRHFERANSDGLNLRLQRKPDGGDDHGAKSRAASLALFYSHVNDNGNSINHTFKIPVKILKSNHESMVLKEPELPTVDLIMPLPKEFVSTYKRLDKFRRTSNNEIVTIKCTRRGGGFLGFLLVEEGKYKVTISLNEKLDIRKPPASESQEDSLVNTAMFDVRDPNDYVDEQDENEDKTIHVRLRDWKMASKIVASCKVVILLLVDREVCVLHCLLDDSESVEIIYYISGIRSRDD, from the coding sequence ATGAAgctcaagttgttgtcACGAGACCTGCTGGGACTTCTCAACACGCTCTCTCTCATCAGCTCGCTGCGGAAGTTTGTGGTGCTCCGGTTCACGCCTACGATGCTCGTGGTGATTCTGGTGAGCGATGGATCGGTGTCTCAAGAGCCACAGATTTGGTGCAAGTTGAAAATGCAGTCGCTTTTCGAACAGGTGGAGCTAGTTAGCATCAACGACAATACAATTCTGTTGGAGCTCAACTGTGAGCTTTTGCTCCAGACTCTACGCCACTTCGAAAGGGCCAATAGTGATGGTTTAAATCTCCGATTGCAGAGGAAGCCTGATGGAGGAGACGACCATGGCGCAAAGAGCCGGGCCGCGTCATTGGCGTTATTCTACTCGCATGTCAACGATAACGGcaactccatcaaccaCACTTTCAAGATCCCCGtaaagatcttgaagctGAATCATGAATcaatggtgttgaaagagCCTGAACTTCCGACGGTGGACCTAATCATGCCATTGCCCAAGGAGTTTGTCTCCACGTATAAGAGGCTTGACAAGTTCCGGCGGACTCTGAACAATGAAATTGTCACCATCAAGTGTACTCGCCGGGGTGGAGGGTTCTTGGGGTTCTTGTTAGTGGAGGAAGGAAAGTATAAGGTGACGATTAGCTTGAATGAAAAGCTCGATATTCGAAAGCCTCCAGCATCGGAATCACAGGAGGACTCGTTGGTTAATACAGCGATGTTTGATGTACGAGATCCGAATGACTATGTGGATGAGCAGGATGAGAATGAGGATAAGACCATTCATGTTAGACTACGAGACTGGAAAATGGCTTCGAAGATAGTTGCTAGTTGCAAGGTTGTGATCTTACTCCTTGTGGACCGAGAAGTGTGTGTTTTACACTGCTTGTTGGACGACCTGGAGAGTGTGGAGATCATTTACTACATCAGTGGGATCCGGTCGAGAGATGATTAA
- the POM1 gene encoding serine/threonine protein kinase, CMGC, dual-specificity (COG:T; EggNog:ENOG503NXAT), translated as MENVSGTFEHKPPRTKPSPETRLPPPKPQARSPPTVPKLPTLSTSRRAEARASLYKSTSNNNLSNSLYISKTPSRVVATAIPRSLSATRKAVRSQLSNESKSVGGTPFRGEVSYMKETSSSMRKNSNPFNSPNSPASSFPDSYPLITSRRHLSNSSRPSDITNLNYERSRKDSPSKRHISQSAAEISKADVYTRLYNGSKPKPSLHHDGTHHQPSQQSPSNALRRSFSSLELQKEIPKIRSLSHLYATIYDEDPSLFEDVESTEFCSNESKTVEELTIEGSSETETSLDVYERGELLRRKDIYILPDIHSQGHRSINIRNHSNNYGFDDKTGNYVVIPNDHIKYRYRILSVLGNGSFGNVVKCLDKKYTDPKNHKDKVVAIKIIKSDINWSLQAVYEIKMLKHLNSHKTVVEGNTYASEYATSDCPVLKYYDHFHFRGHMCIVMEPLSVNLFTMLEIIKFQGLSLPVLQLFVKKILRGLEYIHSMNILHCDIKPENIMIKFPSAASLDDVTEESLVVKIVDFGTSCFVNEISYSYIQSRFYRAPEVILGARYDKMIDIWSLGCIVTELFTGDALLPGKNELEQIALILELFGAPNSGLILQQRHSLLRSMKEQTAVNKFDERASVNNSNILNSGGADEKSIKKTLLYTFFDMEGRINIQFLNMRIQAAQNIAGGTTNGRKTFKIASRNLEMRLRLRSCREDSKKSESFIKFLSKIFKWDPNQRTDASGLLQDPFLTDSD; from the coding sequence ATGGAAAACGTCTCGGGAACCTTCGAGCACAAGCCCCCCAGGACCAAGCCCAGTCCTGAGACTCGTCTCCCGCCACCCAAGCCCCAGGCCAGGTCTCCTCCCACTGTTCCAAAACTCCCTACTCTCTCCACCTCCAGGAGAGCTGAAGCCCGCGCTTCTTTGTATAAgtccacctccaacaacaacctTTCAAATTCCCTTTACATTTCCAAAACTCCGTCACGTGTGGTGGCTACCGCCATACCACGGTCGCTCCTGGCCACCAGAAAGGCGGTACGGTCCCAACTTTCCAACGAGTCCAAGTCGGTGGGTGGTACACCCTTTCGAGGTGAAGTAAGCTACATGAAAGAAACATCGTCGTCCATGAGGAAAAACTCAAACCCCTTCAACTCACCCAACTCTCCAGCATCCAGCTTCCCGGACTCATACCCTTTGATCACAAGCAGAAGACACCTCTCGAATCTGAGCAGGCCTTCagacatcaccaacttgaattACGAGAGATCCAGAAAGGATTCGCCCTCCAAGCGTCACATCCTGCAGTCTGCAGCGGAAATATCCAAGGCAGATGTGTACACGCGCTTGTATAACGGATCAAAGCCAAAACCCTCACTACATCACGATGGTACTCACCATCAACCTTCACAGCAGAGCCCTTCCAATGCGCTTCGGCGGAGCTTCAGCTCGCTCGAACTCCAGAAGGAGATTCCCAAGATCCGGAGCTTGTCTCATTTGTATGCCACGATATATGACGAAGACCCCAGTTTGTTTGAAGACGTGGAGTCCACAGAGTTCTGCTCCAACGAGTCTAAAACAGTAGAAGAACTCACCATCGAAGGCTCGAGTGAGACAGAGACGTCGCTAGACGTTTACGAAAGAGGCGAGTTGTTGAGGCGGAAAGATATCTACATACTTCCTGATATCCATAGTCAGGGTCATCGAAGCATAAACATCAGGAACCACAGCAATAACTATGGGTTTGACGACAAAACCGGCAACTATGTGGTTATTCCAAACGACCATATCAAGTATAGGTACAGGATTTTGTCTGTGTTAGGAAACGGATCGTTTGGGAATGTGGTGAAATGTCTTGATAAAAAGTATACTGACCCCAAGAACCATAAAGACAAGGTAGTTGCCAttaaaatcatcaaaagtgATATCAACTGGTCCCTTCAAGCTGTTTATGAAATTAAGATGTTGAAACATTTGAACTCCCACAAGACAGTCGTTGAGGGTAACACCTATGCTCTGGAATATGCAACTTCAGATTGCCCTGTGCTCAAATACTACGATCACTTCCACTTCAGAGGCCATATGTGCATCGTCATGGAACCACTATCGGTGAACCTATTCACTATGTTGgagatcatcaagttccaaGGCTTGTCACTCCCGGTGCTACAGCTTTTTGTAAAGAAGATTTTAAGAGGACTCGAGTACATTCACTCAATGAATATTTTGCACTGCGATATCAAGCCCGAAAATATTATGATCAAGTTCCCCCTGGCAGCTCTGTTGGATGACGTTACCGAGGagtctttggtggtgaaaatCGTTGATTTTGGGACATCGTGTTTCGTCAATGAGATCTCGTATTCCTACATCCAATCGAGATTCTACAGGGCTCCTGAAGTCATACTCGGAGCCAGGTATGATAAGATGATTGATATATGGTCCCTTGGGTGTATTGTAACCGAATTGTTTACTGGAGATGCATTACTTCCAGGCAAAAATGAGTTGGAGCAAATAGCCCTTATACTCGAGCTTTTTGGTGCCCCCAATAGTGGCCTTATTCTACAACAAAGACATAGCTTATTGAGATCTATGAAAGAGCAAACTGctgtcaacaagtttgacgaAAGAGCCAGCGTCAACAATTCTAATATACTAAACAGTGGAGGAGCTGATGAGAAGTCTATAAAAAAAACCCTTCTTTATACTTTTTTTGATATGGAGGGAAGAATTAATATTCAGTTCTTGAATATGAGAATCCAAGCAGCTCAAAATATTGCGGGTGGAACCACCAATGGCCGGAAGACTTTCAAAATTGCCTCAAGAAACTTGGagatgagattgagattgagatcATGCCGGGAAGACCTGAAGAAGTCGGAGTCGTTCATAAAGTTTTTGtcaaaaatcttcaagtggGACCCCAACCAGCGTACGGATGCATCTGGGTTGCTCCAAGATCCCTTTCTCACTGATTCTGACTGA
- a CDS encoding uncharacterized protein (EggNog:ENOG502SQPX), which produces MATTKMLPKLLLIGSLSLPLVLGYSGCSPPSTNSGLAVDYFDEVAFYQDSYAYLATIDGLTPDYTKYGVEDIDITITGIPDVSSATANSTTYYQDVYDRSTNVIKFGLRLSGYFRAPEDGTYTFAFTAAEDYISMNIGGASGDLDCCTNPNELSAAGAQIKANGTNTDYALSSASAKVQLKAGQYYPVKILYYNESPNQARMSFQVTCPNGTVATDDIPWYYSTADDKDLCYTTTTTKIWTGTDTEYFTVTGSDGDVTVTKEVPETTTTTTEPWTGSVPTTITIYPSNPSDPVTVEVKTPESTTTTTEVWTGSEPTTITIYPSNPSDPVTVEVKTPESTTSTTEPWTGKGTTTTTIYPSNPSDPVTVEVKTPESTTTTTEPWTGKVPVVTEKDVTTIILPCTCKEPSTTTTTGDNGKKTVVCNIPHSLVSTVVVTEPCTNAAGDATVTTYTTFTCAAAVTANPAETVAPTGAKGSGSGAASEAASAGNGSDTSPKEVSTYEAMGSKNTYTFLAVLSALLWISI; this is translated from the exons ATGGCAACAACGAAGATGCTCCCTAAATTGCTATTAATTGGGTCTTTAAGTCTCCCCCTTGTTCTTGGGTATTCCGGATGTAGTCCCCCATCCACCAATAGTGGACTTGCGGTTGATTACTTTGATGAAGTGGCCTTTTACCAGGACTCCTATGCCTATCTTGCTACTATAGATGGATTGACTCCTGACTACACTAAGTATGGAGTTGAGGATATTGACATTACTATTACTGGAATCCCCGATGTATCCTCAGCAACAGCCAATAGTACCACTTACTATCAAGATGTTTACGATAGAAGCACAAATGTTATCAAGTTTGGTTTAAGACTTTCAGGATACTTTCGTGCCCCTGAAGATGGGACTTACACATTTGCTTTCACAGCAGCTGAGGATTATATTTCTATGAATATTGGTGGTGCTTCTGGAGATTTAGACTGTTGTACAAACCCCAACGAACTCTCCGCAGCTGGCGCTCAAATCAAAGCTAATGGAACAAATACAGATTACGCTTTATCTCTGGCCCTGGCTAAGGTACAGCTTAAAGCTGGACAATACTACCCCGTGAAGATTCTCTATTACAATGAGTCACCAAACCAAGCTAGAATGTCATTTCAAGTAACTTGTCCCAACGGTACTGTTGCAACAGATGATATTCCATGGTATTATTCTACAGCAGATGACAAAGACTTGTgttacaccaccaccaccaccaaaatatGGACTGGTACAGATACTGAGTATTTTACAGTAACAGGATCGGATGGTGATGTGACTGTTACTAAAGAAGTACCAGAAACCACAACCACAactactgaaccatggacaggttcagTACCCACTACTATTACAatctacccatccaatccaagtgatcctgtaacgGTTGAAGTCAAAACTCCAGAATCTACAACCACTACTACTGAAGTGTGGACGGGTTCAGAACCTACTACTATTACAatctacccatccaatccaagtgatcctgtgactgttgaagtcaaaaCTCCAGAATCTACTACCTCTACCACAGAACCATGGACGGGCAAAGGtaccactactaccacaatctacccatccaatccaagtgatcctgtaacggttgaagtcaaaactccagaatcaacaacGACCACTACTGAGCCATGGACAGGCAAAG tACCTGTTGTCACTGAAAAagatgtcaccaccattatTTTGCCATGCACCTGCAAGGAACCTTCCACTACAACCACAACTGGCGATAATGGTAAGAAAACCGTTGTCTGTAACATCCCACACTCATTAGTGTCCACTGTCGTGGTCACCGAGCCATGCACAAATGCGGCAGGAGATGCTACAGTCACAACATATACAACGTTCACTTGCGCCGCTGCCGTGACTGCTAACCCTGCTGAAACCGttgctccaactggtgCTAAAGGTAGTGGTTCTGGAGCTGCTTCTGAAGCTGCTTCTGCCGGCAATGGCTCCGACacttcaccaaaagaagtatCCACTTACGAGGCTATGGGCTCAAAGAACACTtacacattcttggctgtTTTGTCTGCTCTCTTGTGGATCTCAATTTGA
- a CDS encoding uncharacterized protein (EggNog:ENOG503NVH5; COG:S), with protein sequence MSTTESPPSSKSSNSRYKDKTIKVLEKAYESVSSVAKDNSGRNRGLAAGTAAAFISLGIDKLNGQSSGLPYTDAEIEAIKEMAESAADETSSKPSTHFMDRLLERLVKHTFTDGDDETDLLEQRITDKNRTSRPGLSLRVLGSNFKKLSSKMTGFFALQYGVIHVITWKRPTKTLCFLFAYTSVCLWPHLVLAYPLLGILFGVMIPGYVYCHPMPYPEIIRVKKRGQSVLDFLTDSGSSSIVDDLLSDEFLEALEEKSNMLASVSSRSSESSAFATSLSPTPTSSNFATPEQVDAYQEKKETSKRIKKQMNLLLNMRDLQNLTTDVVKGMDKAEDIYYDTAGFKDEQLSTLIVYGLFVATTIIVVLGQFIPWRLIFIQSGWAAIILCHPNTKKYLTAIKPKTKKPPPLPARTPPKTPNPSPKPSIYNQVIVDDAPEVRTVEVFELQCKTPMSSSYSLYNYCTSLFDVKDHVRASGRKPIGVDVLSKVSPPRGWKFETKLAREWEFDNDPQAFLTERGLKVGGIFDIRNIEADGWIYDDTTGIPDSDYVFRRRRLYRKCFRYGRQVPRAPVA encoded by the coding sequence ATGTCTACCACCGAATCGCCCCCGAGCTCCAAAAGCTCAAACTCTCGGTACAAGGACAAAACCATAAAGGTGCTCGAGAAGGCATATGAGTCTGTCAGTAGCGTGGCCAAAGACAACTCAGGCAGAAATCGGGGGCTTGCAGCTGGCACCGCTGCGGCCTTCATCAGTTTGGGAATCGATAAACTCAATGGACAATCATCTGGTCTCCCGTATACTGATGCCGAGATCGAGGCAATCAAGGAGATGGCCGAGTCGGCTGCCGACGAAACTTCACTGAAGCCGTCGACCCATTTCATGGATAGGTTGCTCGAAAGGCTCGTGAAGCATACTTTTACTGATGGAGACGATGAAACAGATCTATTGGAACAACGGATTACAGACAAGAACAGGACTTCCAGGCCAGGACTTTCGTTGCGAGTGTTGGGgctgaacttcaagaagttgagtTCAAAAATGACTGGGTTCTTCGCTCTTCAGTATGGGGTCATCCATGTGATCACCTGGAAACGGCCCACCAAAACCCTCTGCTTTCTTTTCGCCTATACATCGGTATGTTTGTGGCCACATCTTGTATTGGCATACCCTCTTTTGGGGATATTGTTTGGAGTGATGATCCCGGGTTACGTTTACTGCCATCCCATGCCTTACCCAGAGATTATACGGGTGAAAAAAAGGGGTCAATCGGTATTGGACTTTCTTACAGACTCTGGAAGTCTGAGTATTGTGGACGACTTGTTGAGTGACGAATTCTTGGAAGCGTTAGAGGAAAAACTGAATATGTTGGCACTGGTAAGCTCCAGATCATCGGAATCTTCTGCATTTGCAACCAGTTTATCGCCCACCCCCACGTCTTCGAACTTTGCTACCCCTGAGCAGGTAGACGCCTAccaggagaagaaggagacCTCGAAGCGAATTAAGAAGCAGATGAACctcttgttgaacatgaGAGATTTGCAGAACTTGACTACAGATGTGGTGAAAGGTATGGACAAAGCCGAGGATATCTATTACGACACGGCTGGGTTCAAGGACGAGCAGCTCTCAACCCTCATAGTGTACGGGCTTTTTGTGGCCACCACCATTATTGTTGTTTTGGGTCAGTTTATTCCTTGGAGGTTGATATTTATCCAAAGCGGATGGGCTGCGATTATTCTCTGCCACCCCAACACGAAGAAATATCTCACGGCCATCAAGCCCAAGACCAAGAAGCCCCCTCCCTTGCCAGCCCGAACCCCACCGAAAACCCCAAACCCTCTGCCAAAACCATCTATCTACAATCAGGTCATTGTGGACGATGCTCCGGAGGTGAGAACAGTAGAGGTCTTTGAATTGCAGTGCAAGACTCCCATGAGCAGCTCCTACAGCCTATACAACTACTGTACTAGTTTGTTTGATGTCAAGGACCATGTTAGAGCCAGTGGAAGGAAACCTATTGGAGTGGATGTACTATCGAAAGTATCACCTCCAAGAGGCTGGAAGTTTGAAACAAAGCTCGCCAGAGAATGGGAGTTTGACAATGACCCCCAAGCATTTTTGACAGAAAGGGGGTTGAAGGTTGGTGGAATATTTGACATCAGGAACATTGAGGCAGACGGATGGATCTATGATGACACTACGGGCATCCCCGACCTGGACTATGTGTTTCGGCGGAGGCGGCTCTACCGCAAGTGCTTCCGCTACGGTCGGCAGGTTCCTCGAGCCCCTGTTGCTTAA
- a CDS encoding uncharacterized protein (EggNog:ENOG503NUJ6; COG:U; BUSCO:EOG092640BS) — translation MDGFATRVRTFDAFPKVDSEHTVRSLRGALSTIATYFFALVILWVEVGGFLGGYVDHQFVVDDQIRTNLSINIDMTVTMPCELIHTNVVDITDDRFLAAELLNFEGVHFFAPPQFFRINSQNKEYETPDLDHVMRENIRAEFYISGQKINQVAGAPACHIFGTIPVNHVQGEFHITAKGVGYQDSLHTPWERMNFSHVIQEFSFGTFYPMIDNPLDMSGKITHESLQSYKYYSNVVPTLYERLGIVVDTNQYSISEQHLVIRKDSNGRIYSPPGIFFKYEFEPIKLTIVEKRLPFIQFVARLGTILGGLLILAGYVFRMYERLLRLLFGRKYTERDTEKKDGGLLAAEKKDS, via the coding sequence ATGGACGGATTTGCAACAAGAGTAAGGACGTTTGACGCGTTCCCCAAGGTGGACTCCGAGCACACGGTGCGGTCATTGCGCGGAGCCTTGTCCACCATAGCCACGTATTTCTTCGCCCTCGTGATTCTTTGGGTCGAGGTCGGGGGGTTCCTTGGAGGGTACGTGGACCACCAGTTTGTGGTGGACGACCAAATACGAACCAACTTATCGATAAATATTGATATGACGGTGACAATGCCGTGCGAGCTTATACACACCAACGTCGTGGACATCACAGACGACCGGTTCTTGGCGGCCGAGCTCTTGAATTTTGAGGGTGTCCATTTCTTTGCCCCACCTCAGTTCTTCCGAATCAACAGCCAAAACAAGGAGTACGAAACCCCCGACTTGGATCATGTGATGCGTGAGAACATCCGCGCCGAGTTCTACATTAGCGGccagaaaatcaaccagGTAGCCGGTGCCCCTGCCTGTCACATCTTTGGGACCATCCCCGTCAATCACGTCCAGGGTGAATTTCACATCACCGCCAAGGGCGTGGGATACCAGGACCTGCTCCATACGCCGTGGGAGAGAATGAACTTCTCGCACGTGATCCAGGAGTTTTCCTTTGGCACCTTCTACCCGATGATCGATAATCCATTGGACATGTCGGGCAAAATCACCCACGAAAGCCTTCAAAGTTACAAGTATTATTCCAACGTGGTACCCACGTTGTATGAGAGATTGGGAATTGTGGTTGACACCAACCAGTATTCGATCTCCGAGCAGCACCTTGTGATCAGAAAAGATTCCAATGGCAGAATTTATCTGCCACCTGGtatattcttcaaatacGAGTTCGAACCGATCAAATTGACTATTGTGGAGAAACGGCTTCCATTCATTCAGTTTGTGGCACGTCTTGGAACTATTCTTGGTGGTCTCTTGATACTAGCTGGGTATGTTTTTCGGATGTACGAGAGGCTCTTACGATTGTTGTTTGGAAGAAAGTACACGGAGAGAGACACCGAGAAAAAAGACGGAGGGCTTTTGGCAGCggagaagaaggattcATAG